The Fulvivirga ligni genome window below encodes:
- a CDS encoding rod shape-determining protein: protein MGLFDIFSSDIAIDLGTANTLIIHKDKIVVDEPSIIAIDKNTNKVLAIGREAMQMHEKTHENIKTIRPLKDGVIADFHAAEHMIRGMIKMIDSGKKFFPASHRMVICIPSGITEVEKRAVRDSAEHAGAKEVYMIHEPIAAAIGIGIDIEQPVGSMIVDIGGGTTEIAVIALSGIVCDQSIRVAGDTFNRDILDYMRRQHNLLIGERSAEKVKIEVGSALTELDDGPEDYEIRGRDLMTGIPKVIKISYSEIAFALDKSVSKIEEAVLKALEISPPELSADIYDNGIHLTGGGALLRGLDKRLALKTKLPIHVAEDPLRAVVRGTGQSLKNLNSFKAVLMT from the coding sequence ATGGGATTGTTCGATATTTTTTCAAGTGATATAGCCATAGACCTTGGAACAGCTAACACACTAATCATTCACAAGGATAAAATTGTAGTAGATGAGCCATCTATAATAGCCATAGATAAGAATACTAATAAAGTATTGGCTATAGGTAGGGAAGCCATGCAAATGCATGAAAAGACTCACGAAAATATAAAAACTATTCGTCCACTTAAAGATGGTGTAATCGCAGATTTCCATGCTGCAGAGCACATGATCAGAGGGATGATTAAGATGATCGATAGCGGTAAGAAGTTTTTCCCAGCTTCTCACAGAATGGTTATTTGTATTCCTTCAGGCATTACGGAAGTTGAAAAAAGAGCGGTAAGAGACTCCGCAGAACATGCTGGTGCTAAGGAAGTTTACATGATTCACGAGCCAATTGCGGCAGCCATTGGTATTGGTATCGATATAGAACAACCTGTTGGATCCATGATCGTTGACATCGGTGGTGGTACTACAGAGATTGCGGTAATAGCACTTAGTGGTATTGTGTGTGATCAGTCTATCCGTGTAGCAGGTGATACTTTTAACAGAGACATCCTTGATTATATGCGTAGACAGCATAACCTTCTTATAGGTGAGCGTTCTGCTGAGAAAGTTAAAATTGAGGTAGGATCAGCATTAACGGAGCTGGATGACGGCCCTGAAGACTACGAAATCAGAGGTAGAGATTTAATGACTGGTATCCCTAAAGTAATAAAGATTTCTTACTCAGAAATTGCTTTCGCTTTAGATAAATCAGTTTCTAAAATTGAAGAAGCTGTGCTTAAAGCATTAGAGATTTCACCTCCCGAATTATCTGCAGATATTTATGACAATGGTATTCACCTTACTGGTGGAGGAGCTTTGCTTAGAGGGCTGGATAAGAGACTGGCACTGAAAACTAAGTTGCCAATTCACGTGGCTGAAGATCCATTAAGAGCAGTTGTAAGAGGTACAGGTCAATCTTTGAAGAACCTGAACTCTTTCAAAGCAGTGCTTATGACCTAA
- the purH gene encoding bifunctional phosphoribosylaminoimidazolecarboxamide formyltransferase/IMP cyclohydrolase, translating to MSLSKIKSALISVYYKDNLEPIVKLLHENGVQIFSTGGTQKFIEDLGVEVTPVEDLTSYPSIFGGRVKTLHPKVFGGILHRRELSDDVEQAKEFEIPSIDLVIVDLYPFEETVASGAGEQDIIEKIDIGGISLIRAAAKNFKDVLIVSSREQYTDVEEVLKANGCATTLADRKKFAAKAFDISSHYDSAIFNYFNAEEEVPSFKQSYREKKTLRYGENPHQRGAFYGDLSAMLEQLNGKELSYNNLVDVDAAVSLMEEFDDTAFAILKHTNACGVATGSSVKEAYQRAFAADTVSAFGGVLITNKPVDKAAAEEMHSLFFEILIAPDFTGEALEVLTQKKNRILLKQTQKLKTTKQFKTLLNGIVEQDRDLKTDQMEDLKSVTKKAPTAEEKESLLFASKVCKHTKSNTIVLVKDGQLLASGVGQTSRVDALKQAIEKAKSFNFTLDGAVMASDAFFPFPDCVEIASGEGISAVIQPGGSIKDQDSIDFCDNNDMAMVFTGVRHFKH from the coding sequence ATGTCTCTCTCAAAGATAAAATCAGCTTTAATATCAGTTTATTACAAAGATAATTTAGAGCCAATTGTAAAGCTTCTTCATGAAAATGGAGTGCAAATATTTTCTACTGGAGGAACTCAGAAATTCATTGAAGATTTAGGAGTAGAAGTAACACCTGTAGAAGACCTTACAAGTTACCCTTCTATTTTTGGAGGTAGAGTGAAAACTTTACATCCTAAAGTGTTTGGTGGTATCCTTCACAGAAGAGAGTTATCAGATGATGTAGAGCAGGCCAAAGAGTTTGAAATTCCATCTATTGATTTAGTGATTGTAGATTTATATCCATTTGAAGAAACTGTGGCTTCAGGTGCTGGTGAGCAGGATATTATTGAAAAGATAGATATTGGTGGCATCTCCCTAATAAGAGCAGCAGCTAAAAACTTCAAAGATGTATTAATAGTGTCTTCTAGAGAGCAATATACTGATGTAGAAGAAGTACTTAAAGCCAATGGTTGTGCTACTACGCTAGCAGACAGAAAGAAATTCGCAGCTAAGGCATTTGACATTAGTTCGCACTATGATTCAGCTATATTCAATTATTTCAATGCTGAAGAAGAAGTACCAAGCTTTAAACAAAGCTATAGAGAGAAGAAGACATTAAGATACGGAGAGAACCCTCACCAAAGAGGTGCTTTCTATGGCGATCTTTCAGCCATGCTAGAGCAGCTTAATGGTAAAGAGCTTTCTTACAATAATCTAGTAGATGTAGACGCGGCTGTTTCCTTAATGGAAGAATTTGACGATACCGCTTTTGCTATATTAAAACATACTAACGCCTGTGGTGTAGCTACTGGCAGCTCCGTAAAAGAAGCGTACCAAAGAGCTTTCGCAGCGGATACGGTTTCCGCTTTTGGAGGCGTATTAATTACTAACAAGCCTGTGGATAAGGCAGCGGCTGAAGAGATGCATTCTCTATTCTTCGAAATCCTTATCGCACCTGACTTTACTGGTGAGGCATTAGAAGTGCTTACCCAGAAGAAGAATCGTATTTTGCTTAAGCAAACACAAAAGCTGAAAACAACTAAGCAATTCAAAACGTTGCTAAATGGAATTGTAGAGCAAGATAGAGATTTGAAAACTGATCAAATGGAAGATCTTAAATCCGTGACTAAAAAAGCGCCTACTGCTGAGGAGAAAGAATCACTTCTTTTCGCTAGCAAGGTGTGTAAACATACCAAGTCTAACACCATTGTTCTTGTAAAAGACGGTCAGTTATTGGCTAGTGGCGTTGGGCAAACATCCAGAGTAGATGCTCTGAAACAAGCTATTGAAAAAGCTAAGTCTTTTAATTTTACCTTAGACGGAGCTGTGATGGCTTCTGATGCATTTTTCCCTTTTCCTGACTGTGTAGAGATAGCTAGTGGCGAAGGTATTAGTGCGGTAATACAACCAGGAGGTTCTATCAAAGATCAGGATTCAATAGATTTTTGTGATAATAATGACATGGCCATGGTATTTACTGGCGTGCGTCATTTTAAACATTAA